A part of Synechococcus sp. KORDI-49 genomic DNA contains:
- a CDS encoding ATP-dependent Clp protease ATP-binding subunit gives MFERFTEKAIKVIMLAQEEARRLGHNFVGTEQILLGLIGEGTGVAAKVLKSMGVNLKDARVEVEKIIGRGSGFVAVEIPFTPRAKRVLELSLEEARQLGHNYIGTEHLLLGLIREGEGVAARVLENLGVDLAKVRTQVIRMLGETAEVSAGGGGGGAKGSTKTPTLDEFGSNLTQLAGEAKLDPVVGRHNEIDRVIQILGRRTKNNPVLIGEPGVGKTAIAEGLAQRIQQGEIPDILEDKRVLTLDIGLLVAGTKYRGEFEERLKKIMEEIKSAGNVILVIDEVHTLIGAGAAEGAIDAANILKPALARGELQCIGATTLDEYRKHIERDAALERRFQPVTVGEPSIVDTIEILRGLRERYEQHHRLKITDDALVAAATLGDRYISDRFLPDKAIDLIDEAGSRVRLLNSKLPPEAKEVDKELRSVQKQKEEAVRDQDFTKAGELREKEVELREQIRTLLQNNRVEASPDPEASSESQVPEASESSPMVNEEDIAHIVASWTGVPVQKLTESESVKLLNMEETLHQRLIGQDEAVKAVSKAIRRARVGLKNPNRPIASFIFSGPTGVGKTELTKALATYFFGSEEAMIRLDMSEFMERHTVSKLIGSPPGYVGFNEGGQLTEAVRRRPYTVVLFDEIEKAHPDVFNLLLQLLEDGRLTDSKGRTVDFKNTLIIMTSNIGSKVIEKGGGGLGFEFSGESAEESQYTRIRSLVNEELKQYFRPEFLNRLDEIIVFRQLSRDEVKEIAEIMLKEVFGRMGEKGITLTVSNAFKERLVEEGYNPAYGARPLRRAVMRLLEDSLAEEVLSGRIKDGDHAEVDVDENKKVVVRHMGRAEATPQLAGAGV, from the coding sequence ATGTTCGAACGATTTACTGAGAAGGCCATCAAGGTGATCATGCTGGCCCAGGAGGAGGCCCGTCGCCTGGGTCACAACTTCGTGGGAACCGAGCAGATCCTTCTGGGACTGATCGGTGAAGGCACCGGAGTCGCAGCCAAGGTTCTCAAGTCGATGGGCGTGAACCTCAAGGATGCCCGCGTCGAGGTGGAGAAGATCATCGGACGGGGTTCGGGCTTCGTCGCCGTTGAGATCCCGTTCACGCCCCGTGCGAAGCGGGTGCTGGAGCTCTCCCTGGAGGAGGCCCGTCAGCTGGGCCACAACTACATCGGCACGGAACATCTGCTGCTTGGACTCATCCGTGAAGGCGAGGGCGTCGCTGCACGGGTGCTGGAAAACCTCGGTGTCGATCTGGCCAAGGTCCGCACGCAGGTCATCCGCATGCTGGGTGAGACGGCAGAGGTCTCTGCCGGTGGCGGTGGCGGCGGCGCCAAGGGTTCCACCAAGACGCCAACCCTGGATGAATTCGGCAGCAATCTCACCCAGCTCGCAGGGGAGGCCAAGCTGGATCCTGTGGTCGGCCGACATAACGAGATCGACCGTGTGATTCAGATCCTCGGTCGCCGCACCAAGAACAATCCGGTGTTGATCGGTGAGCCCGGCGTGGGCAAGACCGCCATCGCCGAGGGGCTCGCCCAGCGGATCCAGCAGGGTGAGATCCCTGACATCCTCGAAGACAAGCGCGTTCTCACCCTCGATATCGGCCTGCTGGTGGCAGGGACCAAGTACCGGGGTGAGTTCGAGGAACGCCTCAAGAAGATCATGGAAGAGATCAAGTCCGCCGGGAACGTGATCCTGGTGATCGATGAGGTGCACACCCTGATCGGGGCTGGAGCCGCCGAGGGAGCCATCGACGCCGCCAACATCCTCAAGCCGGCTCTGGCCCGCGGAGAGCTCCAGTGCATCGGCGCCACCACCCTTGACGAGTACCGAAAGCACATCGAACGGGATGCAGCTCTCGAGCGTCGCTTCCAGCCGGTCACGGTGGGAGAGCCCTCCATCGTCGACACGATCGAGATCCTTCGGGGGCTGCGTGAGCGCTACGAGCAGCATCACCGCCTCAAGATCACCGATGACGCTCTCGTCGCCGCCGCCACACTCGGCGACCGCTACATCTCCGATCGTTTTCTTCCGGACAAGGCCATCGATCTGATCGACGAAGCTGGATCACGGGTGCGACTGCTCAATTCGAAGCTTCCGCCTGAAGCGAAGGAAGTCGACAAGGAACTGCGTTCCGTCCAGAAACAGAAGGAGGAAGCCGTTCGCGATCAGGACTTCACCAAGGCCGGAGAGCTGCGCGAAAAGGAAGTGGAACTGCGCGAACAGATCCGCACCCTGCTTCAGAACAACCGTGTCGAAGCCAGCCCTGATCCGGAGGCCTCCTCTGAAAGTCAGGTTCCTGAGGCTTCCGAGTCGTCCCCCATGGTCAATGAGGAGGACATCGCCCACATCGTTGCTTCCTGGACCGGTGTTCCGGTTCAGAAGCTCACCGAGAGCGAGTCCGTGAAACTGCTGAACATGGAGGAGACCCTCCACCAGCGCCTCATCGGCCAGGACGAAGCGGTCAAGGCTGTCTCCAAGGCGATCCGCAGAGCTCGCGTCGGCCTTAAGAATCCCAATCGACCGATTGCCAGCTTCATCTTCTCCGGCCCCACCGGGGTCGGAAAGACGGAACTGACCAAGGCTCTGGCCACCTATTTCTTCGGCAGCGAAGAGGCGATGATCCGCCTCGACATGTCCGAGTTCATGGAGCGCCACACGGTCAGCAAGCTGATCGGCTCCCCTCCTGGCTATGTGGGATTCAACGAGGGCGGACAGCTCACCGAAGCCGTGCGTCGCCGTCCGTACACCGTCGTTCTCTTTGACGAGATCGAGAAGGCTCACCCGGATGTGTTCAACCTGCTGCTTCAGCTGCTTGAGGATGGCAGGCTGACCGATTCCAAAGGTCGCACCGTCGATTTCAAGAACACGCTGATCATCATGACCTCGAACATCGGTTCGAAGGTGATTGAGAAAGGTGGCGGTGGCCTCGGTTTCGAGTTCTCCGGCGAGAGCGCCGAGGAGTCTCAGTACACCCGGATCCGCTCCCTGGTGAACGAGGAGCTCAAGCAGTACTTCCGCCCCGAATTCCTCAACCGTCTCGACGAGATCATCGTCTTCCGTCAGCTCAGCCGCGACGAGGTCAAGGAGATCGCAGAGATCATGCTCAAGGAGGTGTTCGGTCGCATGGGCGAGAAGGGCATCACGCTCACCGTCTCCAATGCCTTCAAGGAGCGTCTTGTGGAAGAGGGGTACAACCCGGCCTACGGCGCCCGGCCCCTGCGTCGCGCTGTGATGCGTCTGCTCGAGGATTCCCTCGCCGAAGAGGTGCTCTCCGGACGGATCAAGGACGGCGATCACGCTGAGGTGGATGTGGATGAGAACAAGAAGGTGGTGGTGCGTCACATGGGACGTGCCGAAGCGACACCTCAGCTCGCCGGCGCCGGCGTCTGA
- the rimI gene encoding ribosomal protein S18-alanine N-acetyltransferase, whose translation MGNVGIRAPRNGSAITVIELDTSWLSACLDLDQRCLRGLWNEEQWRRELEEPQRLCLGLIEGERLLGLACGWLVVDELHITAVAVDPGRRRCGLGRSLLDALLQRARMEGARHATLEVSTDNTAAVGLYDSHGFQIAGRRPNYYRDGRDALIQWCRLTPTE comes from the coding sequence ATGGGCAATGTAGGAATCAGAGCTCCCCGGAACGGTTCAGCCATCACCGTCATCGAACTCGACACCTCCTGGTTGTCCGCCTGTCTCGACCTGGATCAACGCTGCCTGAGGGGACTGTGGAACGAGGAGCAGTGGCGCCGTGAACTGGAGGAGCCGCAACGGCTGTGTCTTGGGCTGATCGAGGGGGAGCGCCTGCTGGGTCTGGCCTGTGGCTGGCTGGTGGTCGATGAGCTGCACATCACAGCGGTGGCGGTGGATCCGGGTCGACGCCGCTGCGGTCTCGGCCGTTCGCTGCTGGACGCCCTGTTGCAACGGGCACGGATGGAAGGGGCCCGGCACGCCACGCTGGAGGTCTCCACTGACAACACTGCCGCTGTCGGTCTCTACGACTCCCATGGATTCCAGATCGCCGGTCGCCGCCCCAACTACTACCGAGATGGCCGAGATGCCCTGATCCAGTGGTGTCGGCTCACGCCAACGGAGTAG
- the lysA gene encoding diaminopimelate decarboxylase, producing MTQTIASTRPYEAARDPSSPNRNLAPLTTELDDQDRLLVGGCLLSELAQRYGTPLYVLDEVTLRSTCRAYRDALQRHYPGESLPVYASKANSSLLMSSIAAAEGLGLDAVSAGELLTALQGGMPGRRMVLHGNNKSDEELLLAYDNDVTIVVDNQHDLERLEQLVPAGGEPARLMLRFTPGIECHTHEYIRTGHLDSKFGFDPDLLESVLKQLVGQPWARLTGLHAHIGSQIFELEPHRDLAAVMADALGLARRLGHPVTDLNVGGGLGIRYVETDDPPSIDHWVKVVAEGVTAACRERDLELPRLMCEPGRSLVATAGITLYSVGSRKTIPGVRTYVAIDGGMSDNPRPITYQSLYTCCLADRPLAEATETVNLVGKHCESGDVLLKDLNLPTTSSGDIVAVFATGAYNASMSSNYNRIPRPAAVVVNDGAAELVQKREQPDDLLRYDVLPERFRAVR from the coding sequence TTGACTCAGACCATCGCCAGCACAAGGCCCTACGAAGCGGCCCGGGATCCGAGCAGCCCCAACCGCAATCTCGCGCCCCTCACCACGGAGCTGGATGACCAGGACAGGCTTCTCGTTGGCGGCTGCCTGCTGAGCGAACTGGCGCAGCGTTACGGGACACCGCTGTATGTCCTCGATGAGGTGACCCTGCGCAGCACCTGCCGCGCCTACCGGGACGCCCTTCAACGGCACTACCCGGGAGAGTCGCTGCCGGTCTACGCCTCCAAGGCCAACAGCTCTCTGCTGATGAGCAGCATCGCTGCGGCCGAGGGGCTGGGACTGGACGCCGTCTCCGCCGGTGAGCTGCTCACGGCGCTCCAGGGGGGCATGCCCGGTCGGCGGATGGTGCTGCATGGCAACAACAAGAGCGATGAGGAACTGCTGCTCGCCTACGACAACGACGTGACGATCGTGGTGGACAACCAGCACGACCTCGAGCGGCTGGAGCAGCTGGTGCCAGCAGGCGGCGAACCGGCACGCCTGATGCTGCGCTTCACCCCGGGCATCGAGTGCCACACGCACGAATACATCCGCACCGGACATCTGGACAGCAAGTTCGGCTTCGATCCAGACCTGCTGGAGTCGGTGCTGAAGCAACTGGTCGGACAACCCTGGGCGCGACTGACCGGTCTGCATGCCCACATCGGATCTCAGATCTTCGAGCTTGAGCCCCATCGCGACCTGGCCGCGGTGATGGCGGATGCCCTCGGCCTGGCCCGGCGGCTCGGCCACCCGGTGACCGATCTCAACGTGGGGGGTGGCCTTGGAATCCGCTATGTGGAAACCGATGACCCGCCGAGCATCGACCACTGGGTGAAGGTGGTGGCGGAGGGCGTTACCGCGGCATGCCGAGAAAGGGATCTGGAGCTTCCCCGTCTGATGTGCGAACCGGGGCGGTCTCTGGTCGCCACGGCAGGCATCACGCTTTACAGCGTGGGGTCTCGCAAGACGATCCCGGGAGTGCGCACCTACGTCGCCATCGACGGTGGCATGAGCGACAACCCACGGCCGATCACCTACCAGTCTCTCTACACCTGCTGCCTGGCGGACCGGCCCCTGGCGGAAGCCACTGAAACGGTGAACCTGGTGGGCAAGCACTGTGAGTCGGGCGACGTGCTGCTCAAGGACCTCAATCTGCCGACCACCAGCAGTGGCGACATCGTCGCGGTGTTCGCCACCGGTGCCTACAACGCGTCGATGAGCTCCAACTACAACCGCATCCCCCGCCCGGCTGCGGTGGTGGTGAATGACGGAGCGGCTGAGCTGGTTCAGAAGCGCGAGCAGCCGGATGACCTGCTGCGCTACGACGTGCTGCCGGAGCGCTTCCGAGCGGTACGTTGA
- the cdaA gene encoding diadenylate cyclase CdaA — protein MGGVNVLAVVDPRLVLDVLFASAIGFLLFSRVNEARTLWLLRGYLFLVATAWFVQRFANLPLTSKLVDALVLACSLSLAILWQGELRRLMELLGTGRLAVLLGNPQKEFRATAGTVAHITDAAGKLSQQRRGALIVVDLGSDLRPEDFLNPGVTIGAQLSRELLLNLFAADTPLHDGAVLVRGNRIESAGVILPLSRHSVSRYGTRHLAALGITERFDRCICIVVSEETGTLSLANQGRLERPITSSRLQELLRELFSTAEALPPARRTVGSSPSESLS, from the coding sequence ATGGGCGGGGTGAACGTGCTGGCGGTGGTGGATCCGCGCCTTGTTCTCGACGTCCTGTTTGCCTCTGCAATCGGTTTTCTGCTGTTCTCGCGGGTCAACGAGGCCAGGACCCTCTGGCTGCTGCGCGGCTATCTGTTCCTCGTGGCCACCGCCTGGTTCGTGCAGCGGTTCGCCAACCTGCCGCTCACCTCGAAGCTGGTGGATGCCCTCGTTCTCGCCTGCTCCCTGTCACTGGCGATTCTCTGGCAGGGGGAACTGCGTCGGCTGATGGAACTTCTGGGCACCGGCCGGCTTGCTGTGCTGCTGGGCAATCCCCAGAAGGAGTTCCGTGCCACAGCCGGCACCGTGGCCCACATCACCGACGCCGCAGGAAAACTCTCCCAGCAACGCCGCGGAGCCCTGATCGTTGTCGATCTGGGCAGCGATCTGCGTCCGGAGGATTTCCTCAATCCAGGGGTGACCATCGGAGCCCAGCTCAGCCGGGAGCTGCTGCTCAACCTGTTCGCCGCCGACACACCGCTCCATGACGGTGCCGTGCTGGTGCGAGGCAATCGCATCGAGTCGGCCGGCGTCATTCTTCCTCTGTCCCGTCACAGCGTGAGCCGCTACGGCACACGCCACCTCGCGGCGCTAGGGATCACCGAACGCTTTGACCGCTGCATCTGCATCGTCGTCTCCGAGGAGACGGGCACCCTCTCCCTTGCCAATCAGGGCCGTCTGGAACGTCCGATCACCAGCAGTCGTCTGCAGGAGCTGCTGCGCGAATTGTTCAGCACGGCGGAGGCCCTGCCACCTGCACGACGTACGGTGGGGAGCTCCCCGTCAGAATCGCTGTCTTGA
- a CDS encoding isoprenyl transferase, whose product MSRPPAASTDAAPRSVCPPELEIARLPSHVAVIMDGNGRWAESRGLPRVMGHRAGVEALKSTLRLCSDWGIKALTAYAFSTENWARPGDEVNFLMTLFERVLQKELRSLEQEQVRIRFLGDLEGLPEKLQELIADATDRTAGNDGIHFNVCTNYGGRRELVRAAQRLAQRAADGELDPLQIDENSVAAELFTAGEQDPDLLIRTSGEHRISNFLLWQLAYAEIHVTDVFWPDFGPEALTRALLDYQSRQRRFGGLDPISP is encoded by the coding sequence TTGAGCCGACCACCGGCTGCCAGCACCGACGCCGCTCCCCGTTCCGTCTGCCCGCCGGAGCTTGAGATCGCTCGGCTTCCATCCCATGTGGCGGTGATCATGGACGGAAACGGCCGTTGGGCCGAGTCCCGCGGCCTGCCGCGGGTGATGGGTCACCGCGCTGGGGTGGAGGCCCTGAAATCGACGCTTCGCCTCTGCAGCGACTGGGGCATCAAGGCTCTCACCGCCTATGCCTTCTCCACGGAGAACTGGGCGAGGCCCGGCGATGAGGTGAATTTCCTGATGACTCTGTTTGAACGCGTTCTCCAGAAGGAGCTGCGGTCGCTGGAGCAGGAACAGGTGCGCATCCGTTTCCTGGGCGATCTGGAAGGACTGCCGGAAAAACTGCAGGAGCTGATCGCCGATGCCACCGACCGGACGGCCGGCAACGATGGCATTCACTTCAACGTCTGCACCAATTACGGCGGACGACGCGAGCTGGTGCGCGCTGCCCAGAGGCTCGCCCAGCGGGCGGCAGATGGCGAGCTCGACCCCCTGCAAATCGATGAGAACAGCGTTGCGGCTGAGTTGTTCACCGCCGGCGAGCAGGATCCCGACCTGCTGATCCGCACCAGTGGTGAACACCGGATCAGCAACTTCCTGCTGTGGCAACTGGCCTACGCGGAGATCCATGTCACCGACGTCTTCTGGCCTGATTTCGGCCCTGAAGCCCTGACCAGAGCCCTGCTGGACTATCAGAGCCGTCAACGCCGCTTCGGGGGCCTGGATCCGATTTCGCCATGA
- the bioB gene encoding biotin synthase BioB, which produces MTLTLRHDWTTEEILALLRQPLMELLWQAQAVHREANPGYKVQLASLLSVKTGGCEEDCAYCSQSIHNSSDVTGFDAQMQVEPVLQRARAAKQAGADRFCMGWAWREIRDGTPFEAMLEMVRGVRELGLEACVTAGMLTDRQAERLADAGLTAYNHNLDTSPEHYDRIISTRTYQERLETLQRVRKAGVTLCCGGIIGMGESLRDRASMLQVLAGMDPHPESVPVNGLVAVEGTPLQDQAPFEPLDLVRMVATARILMPRARVRLSAGRESMSREAQILCLQAGADSIFYGDTLLTTGNPDVEADRQLLRDAGVQANWQENAESPVSCAP; this is translated from the coding sequence ATGACGCTGACCCTGCGCCACGACTGGACCACCGAGGAAATCCTGGCCCTCCTCCGGCAGCCCCTGATGGAGCTGCTGTGGCAGGCCCAGGCCGTGCACCGGGAAGCCAACCCCGGTTACAAGGTGCAGTTGGCCTCGCTGCTGAGCGTCAAGACCGGGGGCTGCGAAGAGGACTGCGCCTATTGCTCTCAGTCGATCCACAACAGCAGCGACGTCACAGGCTTCGATGCTCAGATGCAGGTGGAGCCCGTGCTTCAGAGGGCACGGGCCGCGAAGCAGGCCGGTGCCGACCGCTTCTGCATGGGCTGGGCCTGGCGTGAGATCCGTGACGGCACCCCCTTCGAGGCGATGCTGGAGATGGTGAGGGGCGTGCGCGAGCTCGGCCTGGAAGCCTGCGTGACCGCAGGCATGCTCACCGACCGACAGGCGGAACGGCTCGCCGATGCCGGGCTCACTGCCTACAACCACAACCTCGACACCAGCCCCGAGCATTACGACCGGATCATCTCGACCCGCACGTACCAGGAACGGCTGGAGACCCTGCAACGGGTCAGGAAAGCCGGGGTGACCCTCTGCTGTGGAGGCATCATCGGCATGGGCGAATCGCTGAGAGACCGCGCCTCAATGCTTCAGGTGCTGGCCGGCATGGATCCCCATCCGGAGAGTGTTCCGGTGAACGGTCTGGTGGCTGTGGAAGGAACGCCCCTACAGGACCAGGCTCCGTTCGAGCCACTGGACCTGGTTCGGATGGTGGCGACAGCGCGGATCCTGATGCCCCGCGCACGCGTGAGGCTCAGCGCCGGGCGTGAATCGATGAGCCGGGAAGCCCAGATCCTCTGCCTGCAGGCCGGAGCTGATTCGATCTTCTACGGCGACACCCTCCTCACCACCGGCAATCCGGATGTGGAGGCCGACCGGCAGCTGCTCAGGGATGCAGGGGTGCAGGCCAACTGGCAGGAGAACGCGGAATCCCCCGTCAGCTGCGCTCCTTGA
- a CDS encoding PfkB family carbohydrate kinase encodes MQAASGLPPVKLAVIGHQEWVTFLQVDALPRPGLISRAARSLEEPAGAGAVVAVQLARLTGTTVPFFTALGRDAIGRRSVERLRELGVDPHVAWRDQPSRRGLSLVDHTGDRAITVIGERLTPTAEDSLPWELLQDCDGVFVSATDADGLRRARAARVLTATPRLRLPVLQGAAVQLDALIGSALDPGEQLPEDALDPAPALVIATEGADGGWLRPGGRYAASAPDAPLVESYGCGDSFAAGVTAGLAAGWSATRAVKLGASCGAACATRFGPYGTTSVISAEIIRNP; translated from the coding sequence ATGCAAGCCGCATCCGGCCTCCCGCCGGTGAAGCTGGCAGTGATCGGCCATCAGGAATGGGTGACTTTCCTTCAGGTCGATGCCCTGCCTCGGCCGGGATTGATCAGCCGGGCCGCCCGCAGTCTGGAGGAACCGGCTGGAGCCGGTGCCGTTGTGGCGGTTCAGCTGGCACGGCTGACAGGAACCACGGTGCCTTTTTTCACGGCCCTCGGTCGCGATGCGATCGGACGACGGAGTGTGGAGCGATTACGGGAACTTGGAGTGGATCCTCACGTGGCCTGGCGAGATCAGCCCAGCCGCCGCGGCCTCAGCCTCGTGGACCACACCGGTGATCGGGCGATCACGGTGATCGGCGAACGACTGACGCCGACGGCAGAGGATTCCCTGCCCTGGGAGCTGCTGCAGGATTGTGATGGCGTGTTCGTCTCCGCGACGGATGCCGATGGCCTTCGCCGTGCCCGGGCTGCCAGGGTGCTGACGGCAACACCACGGCTGCGCCTGCCCGTCCTGCAGGGAGCCGCCGTCCAACTGGACGCCCTGATCGGCAGTGCCCTCGATCCGGGAGAACAGCTTCCTGAGGATGCTCTGGACCCCGCGCCAGCTCTGGTCATCGCAACGGAGGGAGCCGATGGAGGCTGGTTGCGGCCGGGTGGCCGCTATGCAGCCTCTGCACCCGATGCTCCTCTGGTGGAGTCCTATGGGTGCGGCGACAGCTTCGCGGCCGGAGTCACGGCAGGACTCGCCGCGGGTTGGAGTGCCACGCGGGCCGTGAAGCTGGGAGCCAGCTGCGGGGCTGCGTGCGCCACACGATTCGGGCCCTACGGAACCACCAGCGTCATCAGCGCCGAAATCATCCGAAACCCATGA